In Actinoplanes sp. NBC_00393, a single genomic region encodes these proteins:
- a CDS encoding vanadium-dependent haloperoxidase, giving the protein MTTYSPYARSTLDDALAKSLALVPDGAARTAGVAYGERVAQDIIDLRADDGRNAPVQYTRAPAPGVWRPTPPAYASMAVPWLGGVTPLLARSAAQFAPPAPPALTSRRYTRDFAEVKAMGSLNSTARTAAQTDTALFFSGNAAVQVHTALRDQAADRGLGIAEAARMFAAVQMTIADAVIVTWQSKLEHAYWRPITAIHLADTDGNPATTADPAWVPLLAAPPYPDYVSGYNVVIAAFTRALEHVVGPRLDLELISTAVPGTVRRYDRGAALRADVVDARIWLGIHFRTADTAARTIGVDVADWASHRYFRPAGRHG; this is encoded by the coding sequence TTGACAACCTATTCTCCGTACGCCCGAAGCACGCTGGACGACGCCCTCGCGAAGTCCCTGGCCCTGGTGCCCGACGGGGCTGCCAGAACCGCCGGGGTGGCCTACGGCGAGCGGGTGGCGCAGGACATCATCGACCTGCGTGCCGATGACGGCCGCAACGCGCCCGTGCAGTACACCCGGGCCCCGGCGCCCGGCGTGTGGCGGCCGACTCCGCCGGCGTACGCATCGATGGCAGTGCCCTGGCTCGGTGGGGTGACCCCGCTGCTGGCGCGCAGCGCCGCGCAATTCGCGCCGCCTGCCCCGCCCGCGCTCACCTCGCGTCGCTACACCCGCGACTTCGCCGAGGTGAAGGCGATGGGGTCGCTCAACTCGACCGCCCGCACCGCCGCGCAGACCGACACCGCGCTGTTCTTCTCCGGCAACGCCGCCGTGCAGGTCCACACCGCGCTGCGCGACCAGGCCGCCGACCGCGGTCTCGGCATCGCCGAGGCCGCCCGGATGTTCGCGGCCGTCCAGATGACCATCGCCGACGCGGTCATCGTCACCTGGCAGAGCAAGCTGGAACACGCCTACTGGCGGCCGATCACCGCCATCCACCTCGCGGACACCGACGGCAACCCCGCCACCACCGCCGATCCGGCCTGGGTCCCGCTGCTGGCCGCGCCGCCCTACCCGGACTACGTGAGCGGCTACAACGTGGTGATCGCCGCGTTCACACGCGCGCTGGAGCACGTGGTCGGCCCCCGGCTGGACCTCGAACTGATCTCCACGGCGGTGCCCGGAACGGTCCGGCGCTACGACCGGGGCGCCGCCCTGCGGGCCGACGTCGTGGACGCCCGGATCTGGCTCGGCATCCACTTCCGCACGGCGGACACGGCCGCCCGGACCATCGGCGTCGACGTCGCGGACTGGGCGAGCCACCGCTACTTCCGCCCGGCCGGCCGGCACGGCTGA
- a CDS encoding histidine kinase N-terminal 7TM domain-containing diguanylate cyclase gives MRAALASVYLAAALLSALYAVLSWRRRAAPLAKSLALITAGGTLWSLAQAVAVWVTSPDVALAATYAMFPGVAMVVSGFFWHTTVFTGRQVSPLRRRRALLLAHPVLLVAAVLTDPWHHAFFDAVSHTPDGGVIAHPGPLYWLHTAYCYTLIAIGAARAVGAMRRAVRGHRQVFVIFLIGAFVPTAGNLFTLFADTGERQVDLTPVLFLVTAMMWWWAERYSVSARRMPVAYGQVIAALSDAVMVLDADGRILDANPAAVEMLAAIPSVADGAPVGRLWQELIGPQLAAAIAGAGQQMVTAVNGAVYDVRVVRMSGEDGSVVVVRDVTELERLRAELTDQAVRDALTGVYNRRHLTAVLRRADRLLSAVMIDVDHFKAVNDTYGHAVGDEVLIRLAHELSDAVGAAGTVARYGGEEFAVVLPGVGAEAAADLAEQWRQRCVRIEVATAHGPLRVTFSAGVAQLDPGANTDDLLRRADRALYAAKEQGRNRVVTDAPILR, from the coding sequence ATGCGGGCGGCACTGGCCTCGGTGTACCTGGCCGCGGCACTGCTCTCGGCGCTGTACGCCGTGCTGTCCTGGCGTCGCCGGGCGGCGCCGCTGGCGAAATCGCTGGCACTGATCACCGCCGGCGGCACGCTGTGGTCGCTGGCCCAGGCGGTCGCGGTCTGGGTCACGTCGCCGGACGTCGCGCTCGCCGCCACGTACGCGATGTTCCCGGGCGTGGCGATGGTCGTGTCCGGCTTCTTCTGGCACACCACGGTCTTCACCGGTCGCCAAGTGTCTCCGCTGCGCCGCCGGCGTGCGCTGCTGCTGGCGCATCCGGTCCTGCTGGTCGCGGCCGTGCTTACCGATCCGTGGCATCACGCCTTCTTCGACGCGGTCAGCCACACCCCGGACGGCGGTGTCATCGCGCATCCCGGACCGCTGTACTGGCTGCACACCGCGTACTGCTACACCCTGATCGCGATCGGCGCCGCGCGGGCGGTGGGCGCGATGCGGCGGGCGGTCCGCGGACACCGCCAGGTCTTCGTCATCTTCCTGATCGGCGCGTTCGTGCCCACGGCCGGCAACCTGTTCACCCTCTTCGCCGACACGGGCGAGCGCCAGGTCGATCTGACTCCCGTCCTGTTCCTGGTCACCGCCATGATGTGGTGGTGGGCCGAGCGGTACAGCGTGTCCGCCCGGCGGATGCCGGTGGCGTACGGGCAGGTGATCGCCGCGTTGAGCGACGCCGTGATGGTGCTGGACGCGGACGGCCGGATCCTCGACGCCAACCCGGCCGCGGTCGAGATGCTCGCCGCGATACCGTCCGTCGCGGACGGGGCGCCGGTGGGCCGGCTGTGGCAGGAGCTCATCGGCCCGCAGCTCGCGGCGGCCATCGCCGGCGCCGGGCAGCAGATGGTCACGGCGGTCAACGGCGCGGTGTACGACGTACGCGTGGTCCGGATGAGCGGCGAGGACGGCTCGGTCGTCGTCGTGCGTGACGTCACCGAGCTGGAACGCCTCCGCGCCGAGCTGACCGACCAGGCGGTGCGCGACGCCCTGACCGGCGTGTACAACCGTCGCCACCTCACCGCGGTGCTGCGCCGGGCCGACCGGCTGCTGTCCGCCGTGATGATCGACGTCGACCACTTCAAGGCGGTCAACGACACCTACGGGCACGCGGTCGGCGACGAGGTGCTGATCCGGCTCGCCCACGAGCTCAGCGACGCGGTCGGCGCCGCCGGGACCGTGGCCCGTTACGGCGGCGAGGAGTTCGCGGTCGTCCTGCCCGGCGTCGGCGCGGAAGCCGCGGCGGACCTGGCCGAGCAGTGGCGGCAGCGCTGCGTGCGGATCGAGGTCGCGACCGCGCACGGCCCGCTGCGGGTCACCTTCAGCGCGGGTGTCGCCCAGCTCGACCCCGGCGCGAACACCGACGACCTGCTGCGGCGCGCCGACCGCGCGCTGTACGCGGCCAAGGAGCAGGGCCGCAACCGGGTGGTCACGGACGCCCCGATCCTCCGATAG
- a CDS encoding glycosyltransferase family 4 protein — translation MRITYIHQYFKTPGMPGGTRSYEFARRLVERGHEVHVITSEQSGGRARVSTESGIVVHWLPVPYDNAMSYRRRIWAFLGFVGHAAVEAGRRQHDLVFATSTPLTVAIPAVYAALRRRVPMVFEVRDLWPEVPIAMGALRSPAARWAAGRLEAWAYRRSAHVIALSQGMAASIRGRFPGVPVTVVPNGSDRALFAGPGAAEAGAALRRDTPWLQDRPMVLYAGTLGAVNGVDYLVRVAARLAETDPDVRIVILGDGKMREPIRRLAADLGVLDRNLFLLGPVAKTEVVAFYAACDLATGLTINLPQLGSDASNKLFDAFAAGRPVAVNHGGWIAELIASTGAGLILPPDDHAGAAAAVAAFVRDRAATTAAREVASALARDRFDRDLLFEDFERVLTAAVAPVSVEARR, via the coding sequence GTGCGCATCACGTACATCCATCAGTACTTCAAGACGCCCGGGATGCCCGGCGGAACGCGCTCGTACGAGTTCGCCCGGCGCCTGGTCGAGCGCGGCCACGAGGTGCACGTGATCACCAGCGAGCAGTCCGGTGGCCGGGCCCGGGTCAGCACCGAGTCCGGCATCGTGGTGCATTGGCTGCCGGTGCCGTACGACAACGCGATGTCCTACCGCCGCCGGATCTGGGCGTTCCTCGGGTTCGTCGGCCACGCGGCGGTGGAGGCCGGGCGCCGGCAACACGACCTCGTCTTCGCGACCAGCACACCGCTGACCGTGGCGATCCCGGCCGTGTACGCGGCACTGCGCCGGCGCGTACCGATGGTGTTCGAGGTCCGGGACCTGTGGCCGGAGGTGCCGATCGCCATGGGCGCGCTGCGTTCGCCGGCCGCCCGCTGGGCCGCCGGGCGGCTCGAGGCGTGGGCCTACCGCAGGTCGGCGCACGTCATCGCCCTGTCGCAGGGCATGGCCGCCAGCATCCGTGGCCGGTTCCCCGGCGTCCCGGTCACGGTCGTGCCGAACGGTTCCGACCGGGCGCTCTTCGCCGGCCCCGGCGCGGCGGAGGCGGGCGCCGCGCTGCGCCGGGACACGCCGTGGCTGCAGGACCGGCCGATGGTCCTGTACGCCGGAACGCTCGGAGCGGTCAACGGGGTCGACTACCTCGTCCGGGTGGCCGCCCGGCTGGCCGAGACCGACCCCGACGTACGGATCGTGATTCTCGGCGACGGCAAGATGCGCGAACCGATCCGCCGCCTGGCCGCCGATCTCGGCGTGCTGGACCGCAACCTGTTCCTACTCGGCCCGGTCGCCAAGACCGAGGTGGTGGCCTTCTACGCCGCCTGCGACCTGGCCACCGGCCTGACCATCAATCTGCCGCAGCTGGGCAGCGACGCGTCGAACAAGCTCTTCGACGCCTTCGCCGCAGGCCGGCCGGTCGCGGTGAACCACGGCGGCTGGATCGCGGAACTGATCGCCTCGACCGGCGCCGGTCTGATTCTGCCGCCGGACGACCACGCGGGTGCGGCCGCCGCGGTGGCCGCCTTCGTCCGCGACCGCGCGGCCACGACCGCTGCGCGGGAAGTGGCGTCCGCGCTGGCCCGTGACCGCTTCGACCGGGATCTGCTGTTTGAGGACTTCGAGCGGGTGCTGACCGCGGCGGTCGCTCCGGTGAGCGTCGAGGCCCGTCGCTGA
- a CDS encoding peptidylprolyl isomerase, translated as MAAATLLTVIAPDPARAEPSPTTGPCQYTPTPDEPAARPVPLPRDPKRTPDRGTVTAVLRTNLGLIPLVLDRAAAPCTVQSFLHLTRHRFYDRTICHRLTAYPTLKVLQCGDPSGTGEGGPGYRYRDELPTDLPPAPTDPTGARRVYARGVLAMANAGPDTNGSQFFLVYGDSALRPNYSIFGRVTSWGLRTLDRVAAGGIAPTAEDPAPVDGAPALRTEIRRATVLG; from the coding sequence ATCGCCGCAGCCACCCTGCTCACCGTCATCGCGCCGGACCCGGCCCGCGCTGAGCCTTCGCCCACCACCGGGCCCTGCCAGTACACGCCGACGCCCGACGAGCCCGCCGCCCGCCCGGTGCCGTTGCCGCGCGACCCGAAGCGGACACCCGACCGGGGCACGGTCACGGCCGTGCTGCGGACCAACCTCGGGCTGATCCCGCTGGTGCTCGACCGGGCCGCCGCGCCCTGTACGGTGCAGAGCTTCCTGCACCTGACCCGGCACCGCTTCTACGACCGGACGATCTGTCACCGGCTCACCGCGTACCCCACGCTCAAGGTGCTGCAGTGCGGCGACCCGAGCGGGACCGGCGAGGGCGGTCCCGGCTACCGCTATCGCGACGAGCTGCCCACCGATCTGCCGCCGGCCCCGACCGATCCGACCGGCGCCCGCCGCGTCTATGCCCGCGGTGTGCTGGCGATGGCCAACGCCGGCCCGGACACCAACGGCAGCCAGTTCTTCCTGGTGTACGGGGACTCCGCGCTGCGCCCGAACTACTCGATCTTCGGGCGGGTGACCTCGTGGGGCCTGCGGACCCTGGACCGGGTCGCGGCCGGCGGCATCGCACCGACCGCGGAGGACCCGGCGCCGGTCGACGGGGCGCCTGCCCTGCGTACCGAGATCCGCAGGGCC
- a CDS encoding sugar transferase, with amino-acid sequence MRFSPRVTDAVQRGIDVVVAGTGLVVLSPVLGTVAAVVAVRLGRPVLFRQQRPGRHGKPFTLVKFRSMRDVDEQRGLIADGDRLTTLGRVLRATSLDELPTLWNVLRGEMSLVGPRPLLMHYLDLYTPEQARRHLVRPGVTGLAQVSGRNAVNWEERLALDVWYVEHRSLTLNLRICARTVLVLLRRDGIAAPGDPTMPQFTGSPRAGKGPDGA; translated from the coding sequence GTGAGGTTCTCGCCCCGCGTCACCGACGCCGTGCAGCGCGGAATCGACGTCGTCGTCGCCGGCACCGGCCTGGTCGTGCTGTCACCGGTGCTGGGCACGGTCGCCGCGGTGGTCGCGGTCCGGCTCGGCCGGCCGGTGCTGTTCCGCCAGCAGCGACCGGGCCGGCACGGCAAGCCGTTCACGCTGGTCAAGTTCCGGTCGATGCGCGACGTGGACGAGCAGCGCGGCCTGATCGCCGACGGCGACCGGCTCACCACCCTGGGCCGGGTGCTGCGGGCGACCAGCCTCGACGAGCTGCCGACGCTGTGGAACGTCCTGCGCGGCGAGATGAGCCTGGTCGGCCCCCGGCCGCTGCTGATGCACTACCTCGATCTGTACACGCCGGAGCAGGCCCGCCGGCATCTCGTCCGCCCCGGCGTCACCGGGCTCGCGCAGGTCAGCGGTCGCAACGCGGTGAACTGGGAGGAACGGCTGGCGCTCGACGTCTGGTACGTCGAACACCGCTCCCTGACCCTGAACCTCCGGATCTGCGCGCGCACCGTCCTGGTCCTGCTGCGCCGCGACGGCATCGCGGCCCCGGGCGATCCGACGATGCCGCAGTTCACCGGCTCGCCGCGCGCCGGGAAGGGACCGGACGGTGCCTGA
- a CDS encoding acetyltransferase: MPEPIVIVGCGGHGREIFGIIAAVNEAGGELWKVVGFLDDAPAEANLRRLERLGAAWLGPGDLLAQLDARYVIGIGDPRIRSDVAAALAPHGRPAARLVHPAATVGPDNELADGVVLFAGARVTTNVTLGRHVHLNQNSTVGHDSVLAECVQVNPLAAVSGDCRIGRAVLIGTNAAVLQGRTVADRARVGAGACVVRDVDAGRTVKGVPAA, translated from the coding sequence GTGCCTGAACCGATCGTCATCGTCGGGTGCGGGGGCCACGGCCGGGAGATCTTCGGGATCATCGCGGCCGTCAATGAGGCCGGCGGCGAACTCTGGAAGGTCGTCGGCTTCCTCGACGACGCTCCGGCGGAGGCCAACCTGCGCCGCCTCGAACGGCTCGGCGCCGCCTGGCTCGGACCGGGTGACCTGCTGGCCCAGCTGGACGCGCGGTACGTCATCGGCATCGGCGACCCGCGGATCCGTTCCGACGTCGCCGCCGCGCTGGCGCCGCACGGCCGGCCGGCGGCCCGGCTGGTCCACCCGGCGGCGACCGTCGGCCCGGACAACGAGCTGGCCGACGGGGTCGTCCTGTTCGCCGGCGCCCGGGTCACCACCAACGTGACACTGGGCCGGCACGTGCACCTCAATCAGAACTCGACGGTCGGCCACGACTCGGTGCTGGCCGAGTGCGTGCAGGTGAATCCGCTGGCCGCGGTCTCCGGCGACTGCCGCATCGGCCGGGCGGTGCTCATCGGCACGAACGCCGCGGTGCTGCAGGGCCGGACCGTCGCCGACCGGGCGCGGGTGGGAGCCGGCGCCTGCGTGGTGCGGGACGTGGACGCGGGACGGACCGTCAAGGGCGTTCCCGCGGCGTAG